One Vicingus serpentipes DNA window includes the following coding sequences:
- a CDS encoding T9SS type A sorting domain-containing protein, whose translation MSKIFTFLIVILSFQIAYSDCTSNGTGGGQWDDASSWSCSPESAPPTNPSCPTTITILATDSIYIDSQTDLVSCGPITIVVYGQVQFKNGVKLKLADGSSFELKPDATIYPGSGGGSSNYLEIGGNEVWTAADGAKEGPLTYTSGGVLPIRLVSFEANTNDDKVDLKWITAAEVNNDFFTIEKSKDAKSWEVLNAVSGAGNSNVFIEYFDSDYSPFKGVSYYRLKQTDFDGNYSYSDIVPVKYVKNYKDGSISLFPNPVRRGEEVKISFDDIFEEKILVVLRDAKGQEFFSKVILNIEDGVLTAIPIDYSLNSGVYLVTASSENQMYSQKLLVK comes from the coding sequence ATGAGTAAAATATTTACATTTTTAATAGTCATTTTATCGTTTCAAATCGCTTATTCTGACTGCACCTCTAATGGTACAGGAGGTGGTCAATGGGACGATGCTTCTTCTTGGAGTTGTAGTCCAGAATCTGCGCCACCCACAAATCCAAGTTGCCCCACAACTATAACCATACTTGCAACTGATAGTATTTATATAGATTCACAAACAGATTTGGTTAGTTGTGGGCCAATAACTATAGTTGTGTATGGCCAAGTACAATTTAAGAATGGAGTAAAGTTAAAGCTTGCTGATGGGTCTTCATTCGAACTTAAACCTGATGCAACCATTTATCCAGGAAGTGGGGGAGGTAGTTCTAATTATTTGGAGATAGGAGGTAATGAAGTTTGGACTGCTGCTGATGGAGCAAAAGAAGGGCCTCTAACATATACTAGTGGAGGTGTTTTGCCAATAAGATTAGTAAGTTTTGAAGCTAACACTAATGATGATAAAGTTGATTTAAAGTGGATTACAGCAGCTGAGGTAAATAATGATTTTTTTACAATTGAAAAAAGTAAAGATGCTAAAAGTTGGGAAGTGTTAAATGCTGTTTCTGGTGCAGGAAATAGTAATGTTTTTATAGAGTATTTTGATTCCGATTATTCTCCTTTTAAAGGTGTGTCCTATTATCGTTTGAAGCAAACTGATTTTGATGGTAACTACTCATACTCAGATATTGTGCCCGTTAAGTATGTGAAAAATTATAAAGATGGAAGCATTAGTTTGTTCCCAAATCCAGTAAGAAGAGGAGAAGAAGTTAAGATTAGCTTTGATGATATATTTGAAGAAAAGATACTTGTTGTGTTGAGGGATGCTAAAGGACAAGAGTTTTTTTCTAAAGTAATACTAAATATTGAAGATGGCGTTTTGACAGCAATTCCAATAGATTATTCATTAAATTCAGGAGTTTATCTTGTTACGGCAAGTTCTGAAAATCAAATGTATAGCCAAAAATTATTGGTAAAATAG
- a CDS encoding T9SS type A sorting domain-containing protein codes for MKKSLLLTVFAIGQLLGFSQEKYITFIDSLMPPESPVFYGYYHLANSNSSVSDGYFIGALYDDSSYEMKHYISKVDFQGGMLWDTILYFQEPFSPGFLSSNFGVVEASDGMVGYAEATGVNLNNNDQPFIYHVNNIGQVDWNQFYSIDSIRTTTKNVIQTNDGGYVLSGEIFDFNGNSLSNAYGFIYKTDLSGNLEWSKWYADKDTAEFSFSSISQTTNGNYIVAGNGINNKMSGQGKGDPQTWDHFVTVANLDQNGDIIWNNAIHFDSIADLGSAFQNIIVNIVDDQTAIITFRYYNNKTFYNDLGVASIDISTGNVDWVKGYNADFIDFNPKKAFISKNNTIVVYQEENYEIQRGIFYELDLQGNFIQGKSVDDGFNDLTFQDVVLNNDGGFLMSYYPNGAQGGVNLIKTDNSISSHCGFEGEATISDIVNLTYTTFSIIDTVLDVTPVTGTLGVISDSIVDYTSSKYCSCELKVDGYIMDPVGSNPADSVLVTLYKFDPAPGQYSVYDTVLSDVFGYYRFDFLPAGNYIIKAEPMQSKYPDLIKTYYNSFGSKAQWDSAEVVMIDCSNNSTSFDFGLYQAVPQTGTWTCNGYVYEYFGFNPTNKLAPGDPIGDIDITVEQSPGGAISSTTTDPTGYYEFTGLNNNATFIVRADIPGLPNDSIYTLTINPGDGALDSLNFYVDSVGVYIVLEDIFTSVDIKNNQNLSYNLLPNPTRGLVNLVVETSDAVEVSLVVTNVIGETIFNNVYKASSGVNKYPIDLTNYNQGIYFVRISQGNDYIIKKVIKQ; via the coding sequence ATGAAAAAAAGTTTACTTCTTACAGTTTTTGCAATTGGTCAATTACTGGGGTTTTCTCAAGAAAAGTACATTACGTTTATAGATTCATTAATGCCGCCAGAAAGTCCTGTTTTTTACGGTTACTATCATTTAGCTAATTCAAATAGTAGTGTGTCAGATGGATATTTTATAGGTGCATTGTATGACGATTCTTCTTATGAAATGAAACATTATATTAGTAAAGTAGACTTTCAAGGTGGTATGCTTTGGGATACTATTTTATATTTTCAAGAGCCTTTTTCTCCTGGTTTTTTATCAAGCAATTTTGGTGTTGTAGAAGCATCAGATGGTATGGTTGGATATGCTGAAGCTACGGGAGTGAATTTAAATAATAATGATCAGCCATTTATTTATCATGTAAATAATATTGGTCAAGTAGATTGGAATCAATTCTATTCTATTGATTCAATTAGAACTACTACAAAAAACGTAATTCAAACTAATGACGGTGGTTATGTTTTATCTGGAGAAATTTTTGATTTTAATGGTAATAGTTTAAGTAATGCATATGGCTTTATTTATAAAACTGACCTTTCAGGAAATTTAGAGTGGAGTAAATGGTATGCAGATAAAGATACTGCTGAATTCTCTTTTAGTTCTATTTCTCAAACTACTAATGGTAATTACATTGTAGCAGGAAACGGAATTAATAATAAAATGAGCGGTCAGGGTAAAGGGGATCCTCAAACATGGGATCATTTTGTAACTGTTGCTAACCTTGATCAAAATGGTGATATAATTTGGAATAATGCTATTCACTTTGATAGTATTGCAGACTTAGGTAGTGCTTTTCAAAATATTATTGTAAATATTGTTGATGATCAAACTGCAATTATAACCTTTAGATATTATAATAATAAAACTTTTTACAATGATCTTGGAGTTGCTAGTATAGATATTTCTACTGGTAATGTTGATTGGGTAAAAGGTTATAATGCAGATTTTATTGATTTTAATCCAAAAAAAGCCTTTATTTCTAAGAACAATACTATTGTTGTTTATCAAGAGGAAAATTATGAAATTCAAAGAGGAATTTTTTACGAGTTAGATTTACAAGGTAATTTTATACAAGGGAAGTCTGTTGATGATGGATTTAATGATTTAACTTTTCAAGATGTTGTTTTGAATAATGATGGTGGATTTTTAATGTCATATTATCCAAATGGAGCTCAAGGAGGGGTTAATTTAATTAAAACTGATAATTCTATTAGTTCTCATTGTGGTTTTGAAGGAGAGGCTACAATTTCTGATATTGTTAATTTAACTTATACAACATTTAGTATAATTGACACTGTTTTAGATGTTACACCAGTAACAGGAACATTAGGAGTAATCTCAGACTCAATTGTAGATTATACAAGTAGTAAATATTGTAGTTGCGAATTAAAAGTAGATGGATACATAATGGATCCAGTTGGATCTAATCCTGCTGATAGTGTTTTGGTTACCCTTTATAAATTCGATCCTGCTCCAGGTCAATATTCTGTATATGATACAGTCTTATCAGATGTGTTCGGTTATTATCGTTTTGATTTTCTTCCAGCAGGTAATTATATTATAAAGGCTGAGCCAATGCAATCCAAATATCCTGACTTAATTAAGACTTACTATAATAGCTTTGGAAGTAAAGCTCAATGGGATAGTGCAGAAGTTGTTATGATTGATTGCAGTAATAACTCTACGTCTTTTGACTTTGGTTTATATCAAGCAGTTCCTCAAACAGGAACTTGGACATGTAACGGTTATGTGTATGAGTATTTTGGGTTCAATCCAACAAATAAACTTGCTCCTGGAGATCCAATTGGGGATATAGATATTACAGTTGAACAATCGCCAGGTGGAGCTATTAGTTCAACTACAACAGATCCAACTGGTTATTACGAATTTACAGGGTTAAATAATAATGCTACATTTATTGTTAGAGCTGATATTCCTGGATTACCAAATGATTCAATTTATACCCTAACAATTAATCCTGGAGATGGAGCTTTAGATTCACTTAATTTTTATGTAGATTCAGTTGGAGTTTATATTGTTTTAGAAGACATTTTTACAAGTGTGGATATTAAAAACAACCAAAACTTAAGTTATAACTTACTTCCTAACCCAACAAGAGGGTTGGTTAATTTAGTTGTTGAAACAAGTGATGCAGTTGAAGTTAGTTTAGTTGTAACAAATGTTATTGGTGAAACAATTTTTAATAATGTTTACAAAGCTTCTTCAGGAGTTAATAAATATCCAATAGATTTAACAAATTATAATCAGGGTATTTACTTTGTAAGAATTAGTCAAGGCAATGATTATATTATTAAGAAGGTAATTAAACAATAA